ACCGGCTGGTGGACCGAGGCGACCATCTACCAGATCTACCCCCGTTCGTTCGCCGACTCGGACGGTGACGGGATCGGTGACCTGCCCGGCATCACCGCACGCCTCGACCACCTGGTCGAGTTGGGCGTGGACGCGGTGTGGCTCTCGCCCTTCTACCCGTCGCCGCAGGCCGACGCCGGCTACGACGTGGCCGACTACCGCGACATCGACCCGCTGTTCGGCACCCTCGCCGACGCGGACAAGCTGATCGCCGACGCGCACTCCCGCAACCTGCGGGTGATCGTCGACCTGGTTCCGAACCACACCTCCTCGGCGCACCGCTGGTTCCAGGCGGCACTGCCGGCCGCGCCCGGCAGCCCGGAGCGGTCGCGGTACATCTTCCGAGACGGCCTCGGCCCGGCCGGCGACCAGCCGCCGAACGATTGGCAGAGCGTCTTCGGCGGCCCAGCCTGGACCCGGACGGTGGACCCCGACGGGCAACCAGGCCAGTGGTACCTGCACCTGTTCGACACGGGTCAGCCGGACCTCAACTGGGACAACCCGGAGGTGCACGCCGAGTTCCTGGACGTGCTGCGGTTCTGGCTGGACCGTGGGGTGGACGGCTTCCGGGTCGACGTGGCGCACGGCCTGATCAAGCAGGCCGACCTGGCCGACTGGCAGGAGCCACAGGAAATCCTCTCCGGCAACGAGGTCGACAAACCGCGCCCGCCGATGTGGGACCAGGACGGCGTGCACGAGATCTACCGGCAGTGGCGGCAGGTTCTCGACAGCTACCCCGGCGAGCGGGTGCTGGTCGCCGAGGCATGGGTGGAGCCCGCCGAGCGGCTGGCACGTTACGTCCGCCCGGACGAGATGCACCAGGCCTTCAACTTCGAGTACCTGCTCGCCGCGTGGACCGCCCCGGCCCAGTACGCGGTGATCACCCGCTCGCTGGAGGCGACCGACTCGGTCGGCGCGCCGACCACCTGGGTGCTGTCCAACCACGACGTGGTGCGGCACGCCTCCCGGCTCGGCCTGCCGATCGGCACCGTACGGCCCAACGGCATCGGCATCGGCGACCCGCAGCCGGACGCCGCGCTCGGCCTGCGCCGGGCCCGGGCGGCCACCCTGCTGATGCTCGCCCTGCCCGGCTCGGCGTACCTCTACCAGGGCGAGGAGCTGGGGCTGCCCGAGCACACCACGCTGCCCGACGAAGCCCGGCAGGACCCGACCTGGGCGCGCAGCGGGCACACCCAGCGCGGCCGGGACGGCTGCCGGGTGCCGATCCCGTGGGAGGCCGACGCCCCGTCCTACGGCTTCGGGCCGACCGACGCGAGCTGGCTGCCGCAGCCTTCGCTCTGGGCGGAGTACGCGCTGGACCGCCAGCGCGACGTGCCCGGCTCGACGTACGAGCTGTACCGTGCCGCGCTGCGGCTGCGCCGTGACCACGGGCTGGGTCGGGGCACCCTGGAGTGGGTGTCCTCTGGCGACGAGGTGCTGACCTTCCGCAACGCGGGGCTGACCGTGCTGACCAACTTCGGTGCGGCCCCGGTGCCGGTACCGACCGGTGCCGAGGTGCTCGCCACCAGCGCACCACTGGACGACGACGGCGCGGTCCCGACCGACGTGACCGTCTGGCTGCGCGGCTGACCCTGCCCTGAGCCCGGAGGGGCCAACATCCCGCGCAACATCAGGGATGTTGGCCCCTCACGCTCGCCCGAGGCAGCACTTTCCCTGATGTTGTGCGGATCAAGGCGCGCGTGAGGACGGGGCCGGCGGCGCGGGGTGGGCGGCGCGGGTCAGAGGCGGTCGGCGCGGGCTTGCAGCAGGTCGTGCACGTTGTCGATGTCCGCTGGTGAGGTCCGCGAGGCGAGCCAGTACATGACGCCGGTGGGAATGAAGAAGAGCTGGAACGCGGCCAGCCCGACCGCGAAGTTCAACGGCGGTGGGAATGCCGCCCGCAACCCCTGGAACGCGACCCCGACCAACCCGTTGCCAGCCGCGCGACCGATCCCGTTGACCAGGTTGCCCAGGCTGTAGACCGTGCCCCGGTGCTCGGGCGGGTTCACGTCGGCGATCAGCGCGAACCAGTTCGGCGAGTTGGCCGAGGTCAGTGCGAGCGCGACGACAGCGGTGAGCAGGCTCAGCCCCACCGACGGCTCGGTGAACACACTGGCCAGCACCGCGCCGACCACCGCACCGCCGCTGGCGCCGTCCGGCACGTCGATGGTCACCGGGACGAAGAACAGCACCAGGTAGAACGGCAGCGCGGCGAGGATGCCGACCGCGGCGACCAACGCCCGCCCCCGATGGGTACGCCGCTGCACCGCGTCGCCGATCAGCCCACCGACGATGGAGAGCACCCCGCCGAGCTGGAACAGCGTGGCGAAGACGCTGCCCACCACCACCGCGGTCGACGTCGAGTAGCCCTGGGCCTCGGCCCGCTCGGCGAAGAGCACCGGCAGCCACACCAGCGAGCCGAACGCCGCCTGCGCGGTCAGACCCTGCAGGATCAGCCATCGATTGGTCCGTCGGGCCAGGATGCGCGGCAGGTCGGCGCGGCTGATCCGATAGTCGTACTCGGCGCCGGCGTCCAACCTGTCGGCCAGCTCCGGCTCGCTCTGCCCTCGTCGGATGTCGTAGGTGAACAGGTAGGCCAGGGTGGCGACCAGGCCGACGCCGGTCAGGGTCAGGAACGGCCGTCGCCAGTCGGTTGCCCCGAGCAGCCCGCCGACGA
The nucleotide sequence above comes from Micromonospora luteifusca. Encoded proteins:
- a CDS encoding MFS transporter gives rise to the protein MTVTSGGPGRGGGPGHRLYSVVVFVLLASLDNVAIGLVPPLYGPISDAFDVSGRLLGLVTAVSFLVSSVAAVGWAYVGDRTNRKPLLMVGTLLWAAGTGGSALAGGYLTFLAAQLVAAVGLGAVGSVGFSVVTDLISPTRRGLVMSFWGLSQGVGTLAGTLVGGLLGATDWRRPFLTLTGVGLVATLAYLFTYDIRRGQSEPELADRLDAGAEYDYRISRADLPRILARRTNRWLILQGLTAQAAFGSLVWLPVLFAERAEAQGYSTSTAVVVGSVFATLFQLGGVLSIVGGLIGDAVQRRTHRGRALVAAVGILAALPFYLVLFFVPVTIDVPDGASGGAVVGAVLASVFTEPSVGLSLLTAVVALALTSANSPNWFALIADVNPPEHRGTVYSLGNLVNGIGRAAGNGLVGVAFQGLRAAFPPPLNFAVGLAAFQLFFIPTGVMYWLASRTSPADIDNVHDLLQARADRL
- a CDS encoding glycoside hydrolase family 13 protein, giving the protein MNTDPTQQTPSGHPVTGWWTEATIYQIYPRSFADSDGDGIGDLPGITARLDHLVELGVDAVWLSPFYPSPQADAGYDVADYRDIDPLFGTLADADKLIADAHSRNLRVIVDLVPNHTSSAHRWFQAALPAAPGSPERSRYIFRDGLGPAGDQPPNDWQSVFGGPAWTRTVDPDGQPGQWYLHLFDTGQPDLNWDNPEVHAEFLDVLRFWLDRGVDGFRVDVAHGLIKQADLADWQEPQEILSGNEVDKPRPPMWDQDGVHEIYRQWRQVLDSYPGERVLVAEAWVEPAERLARYVRPDEMHQAFNFEYLLAAWTAPAQYAVITRSLEATDSVGAPTTWVLSNHDVVRHASRLGLPIGTVRPNGIGIGDPQPDAALGLRRARAATLLMLALPGSAYLYQGEELGLPEHTTLPDEARQDPTWARSGHTQRGRDGCRVPIPWEADAPSYGFGPTDASWLPQPSLWAEYALDRQRDVPGSTYELYRAALRLRRDHGLGRGTLEWVSSGDEVLTFRNAGLTVLTNFGAAPVPVPTGAEVLATSAPLDDDGAVPTDVTVWLRG